In Kiritimatiellaceae bacterium, the genomic window AAGCGCAGTTGCAGGGAAAAGTTTTGGTTCTCTCGCTCGGATTTTCTCACGAGATTAAATATGAAATTCCCGAAGGCATTAAAGTGGAAGTTGCCGGGACAACCGATGTAAAAGTGTCAGGGCACGACAAGGCTCTGGTTGGTCAGGTCGCCGCACGGATTCGCTCATTTGCTCCTGCTGAACCCTACAAGGGCAAAGGGGTGCGTTATAAAGGCGAACAGGTTCGGCGCAAAGAAGGTAAGGCAGTGGCTTAATCATGAAGGTCAAAAACAAATCAGATTATCGGAAGCGCAGACATCTTCGTTTGCGGAACAAGGTACAGGGAACCGCCGAGCGTCCGCGCATGGCTGTCTATGTTTCCAACCGTTATATTTACGTGCAAGTCATCGACGACGATGCGCAAAAGACACTTTGCTCGGCTTCATCGCTGGGCGACAAGTGTACCGTCGAAACCGCCAAAGCGCTCGGCGCCAAGGCGGCCGAAGCGGCTAAAGCGCAGGGTGTGTCCAAAGTTGTGTTCGACCGCGGCGGTTTTGCTTTCGGATCGCGCATGCGTGCGCTGGCCGACAGTGCCCGCGAAGCCGGTCTGCAGTTTTAGTTTTATGTAAATGAGGAGTTGCTTGAAGTGACTGAAAAATCAGCAGAAAAAAAAGTGAAATCCGAGTTCGAAGAACGCGTCGTTCACATTAACCGCAATTCAAAAGTGGTCAAAGGCGGACGCCGGTTCAGCTTCGGAGCGCTGGTTGTCGTCGGCGATGGAGCCGGACGGGTCGGTTACGGCCTCGGCAAAGCCAACGAAGTGGCCGATGCAATTCGTAAAGGCGGCGAAAGCGCCAAACGTGCGATGAAGCCAGTCGTTATGAAAGGCACAACCATTCCGCATGAAATAACGGGCGAATTCGGCGGCGCACAGGTTCTGTTGCGTCCCGCGTCTGAAGGTACCGGTGTAATTGCGGGCGGATCCTGCCGTGCCGTGCTGGAACTGGCCGGTGTTAAAGATGTGCTGGCCAAGTCGCTTGGCAGCAGCAACCGTTTGAATGTAACTAAGGCCACCATGGCAGCTCTCGCATCCCTGCGTTCGCGCGAGTCTGTGTTTGCGGCCCGCGGAAAATAAATTAAGAGGTTTTTAAAATGGAACTGCACTCATTACAGCCAACAAAAGGTTCGACTCACCGGAGAATGCGCGTCGGTCGCGGACGGGCATCCGGAAAAGGTAAGACATCCGGACGCGGTCACAAAGGAGCTTATGCCCGCTCAGGACATAAACACAAACCGCTTTTCGAAGGTGGACAGATGCCGATGGCTCGCCGCATTCCTAAGCGCGGGTTTAAAAACGTCAACCGTCAGGTGCTTGCACCGGTTAACGTGGCTACGTTGAACGCGTTCGAAGCTGGCACGAGTGTCACCATCGACCTGCTTCGCCAAGCCGGGTTTGTTAATGGCAACTGGGACGGCGTAAAAATTCTTGGTAATGGCGAGATCACGAAAAAAATCGCGGTCAAAGCCAGCGCTTTTAGCGCCACGGCCAAGGAAAAGATCGAAGCTGCCGGTGGCAGCTGTGAAACAATCTGATCCAACAATTTAAGCGGGGTAAACGATGCTTTCCGCCTTCGTCAACAGCTTTAAGATTCAGGAATTACGCCAGCGGATACTCTTCACTTTGGGCGTAATCTTTTTGTGCCGTTTGCTGTCCAGCATTCCGATTGCGGGTGTTGACTTCAGTATGATTACCAGCAGCATTAAAAATGCGGCCGGTAATCAGGGAACCGGCCTGCTGGATATGTTTAACCTTTTCAGCGGCGGCGCGGTTCAAAACTGTGCTGTCAGTGCGCTGGGAATTATGCCGTATATCAGCGCCTCAATTATTATTCAGCTGATGACCGCAGTTGTGCCGATGCTCGAAAAGCTGGCACGCGAAGGCGAGGCGGGTCGCGCGAAAATCACTCAGTACACCCGCTATCTTACAGTTGTGCTTTGCGCGTTTCAGGGGTTTTTGATGGCCCGCGCCCTTGAGGGCGGACACCTTAGCCAGTACTTTCCTGCAGAAGTCGTCCGTATTCCAGGTTTTGGATTTGAACTGCTTACCACCATGACACTGGTCACCGGCACTTTGATGCTGATGTGGCTCGGTGAACAAATTACTGCCCGCGGGATTGGTAACGGAATTTCTATGATCATCACAGTCGGGATCGTTAGCCGCATGCCGTCTTCGATCGGTGCAATGATCAGTATGTTCAAGCCGGTTGACGGAGTGGTTCGCCACTCTCCTTTCATGGCAGCCACCATGCTCGTTATGGTGCTGGCTGTGATTGCGCTGGTTATTGCGGTTACTCAGGCCCAGCAGAAGATTCCTGTGCAGTACGCCAAGCGTGTCGTCGGCCGCAAAGTTTACGGCGGACAGCACACCTTTATGCCGTTGCGCGTCAACTATGCCGGTGTTATGCCGATTATTTTTGCACAATCGATTCTGATGGTTCCAATTTATATCTTTAACAAATTGCCTTGGGCCGGTGCCAGGCAGATCGGTGCCGCGCTCAGTTATGGAAGCGGCCTTTACATGGCATCTTTCGGTCTCATGATTCTTTTCTTCTCCTACTTCTGGGTTGCCACACAGTTCAATCCCGTCCGGATTGCAGATGATTTGAAAAAAGGCGGCGGCTACATCCCAGGCATCCGCCCGGGGACACCGACTGCAGAATTTCTGGATCGCACCATGACCCGCATTACATTGGCTGGCGCTGTCTTTCTAACCGGTATTGCCGTTCTTCCCACCATCATGGGCAACCAGTTCGGTATTCCTCAAATGATCGCCTCATTCTTCGGCGGAACCAGCTTGCTGATCATTGTTGGCGTCATGCTCGACACCATGCGCCAGATTGAATCTCACTTGCTGATGCGCCACTACGACGGATTTCTGAAAAAAGGGAAGCTCAAGTCCGGAAGGAAGTAAGCATGGAAGCGATCATTCTCCTTGGCGGCCCGGGAGCCGGAAAGGGCACGCTGGCTGATTTTCTTAAAAAGCAGACCAGCTATCTGCATGTCTCTACCGGCGATATGCTTCGTGCGGCCATTCAGGCCGGCTCCTCTGTCGGTCTTGAAGCCAAAGCCTTCATGGAAGCCGGCCAGCTCGTTCCGGACTCCGTCATCCTGCGCATCATTGAAGAACGCATTTCACAGGAGCCGGCGGGAACCCGCTTTATGTTTGATGGATTTCCCCGCACCATTGAACAGGCGAAAGGTCTCGATCTGCTGTTTAAAAAGCGGGGCGGAGCCATCAACCACGTTTTTAATCTGGCCGTTCCGAACGAAATTATTTTGCAACGTCTTACCGGACGCCGCATCTGTAAAACCTGCGGGGCAGTTTACCATATGACCCGCCGTCCGTCGGCAAAAGAGGGCGTGTGCGATATGGATGCCGGCGAACTGTATCAGCGCGCCGACGACAGCGAAGCCACTATTCGAAACCGGCTCGATGTTTACGAAAAACAGACCGCTCCGCTGATTCACTATTATCAGCAGCAGAGCCTCATCCGCGACATTGCGGCGGGCGGCAGTGCAGCGGAAACCGATGCGCTTGTCCTTAAAGTGCTCACTGCGTAAGGGTTTCTGATGATCGTAATCAAAACCCCGCTTGAACTCGACGCCATGCGTCGTGTCAACCGTATGACCGCCCGCGTTCGCGATGAGCTCGCCGCCATGGTTCGCCCCGGCATCACCACACTCGAACTCGGTAATGCTGCCTTCGAACTCATTCACAAACTTGGCGGAGTCAGCGCATTTCACGGCTACCACGGCTTTCCCGGGCAAATCTGTGTTTCCGTAAACGACGAAGTCGTTCACGGTATTCCCGGCAAGCGGGTTATCAAAGAAGGCGATATCGTCAGTATAGACACCGGTATTACTTTCGGCGGATTTATCGGCGACACCGCCGTCACCGTTGCCGCCGGAAAAATTGACGGCGAAAAAAAGAAACTGCTCGAAGTCACCAAAGCCGCGCTCGACGCCGGAATTGCCAAAGCGGTTGCCGGTAACCGGCTCGGCGATATTTCTCACGCCATCCAAACCGTCGTTGAAGCGGCTGGTTTTTCCGTTGTACGAGAATTTGTCGGCCACGGCATCGGCCGCGACATGCACGAAGACCCGCAGATTCCAAACTTTGGAAATCCTGGGCGCGGCCCGAAGCTCAAAGCCGGAATGACGCTCGCGATTGAACCGATGGTTAATATCGGCGGACCGAAAGTCGAAGTGCTTGAAGACAAATGGACGGCTGTAACCAAAGACGGCAGTGCCTCCGCGCACTTCGAACACACCGTCGCCGTCGGCATCACCGCTCCCGAAATCCTCACGCTGCCCTGATTCTTGGCCTGCATAGCCACGCAGGTTGCAAACCTTGGAAGAATCCGCTAAAAACCCTCCAAGGATTGGAATTCAGTCAAGCGAAGGAAGCGAATATGAAGGACATTGAAACCGCCAAGAAGATCGCTGTATTGATTGATGCGGAGAATGCGCAATGCAGTGTGCTCGCCGCCGTGCTGAATGAAATTTCCAAACACGGACACATTGTTGTGAAGAAAGCCTATGGCGATTGGGGCAGCTCCCACTTGAGGAACTGGAAGCAACCGCTGAACGAGCTGGCGATCAATCCCGTGCAGCAGTTTTCGTACACGCAGGGCAAAAACTCCTCGGATGCAGCAATGATCATCGACGCCATGGATTTGCTTTATACCAAGCAATTCGATGCCTTTGCTTTAGTGACGAGCGATAGCGACTTCACCAAATTGGCATCGCGTCTGAAGGAGTCACAGATATTTGTCTTTGGTGTTGGTGAAGGAAAAACGCCGACTGCTTTCCGCAACGCATGCGACGATTTCATCCTGACTGAAGTGCTCCAGTCGCCCGACGAGATCAAGCCTGAAAAGAGCGCGGGGGCGAAGGCTCCAGCGGCAAAAACAACCCGGAAGCCGCTTAGCCAGGATCGCAAACTGGTGAATGTGTTGCACAATGCGGTCGTTGAATATGCCGATGCGGACGGATGGGCGGTTCTTTCTTCCTGCGGCAGTTTAATCAAGCGGCAGTATCCCGATTTCGATCCGCGTAGTTACGGATGTCGCACCTTCACGCTTCTTTTTGAGGCCACTGGTCTTTTTGAAGTTGATCGCCGCAGCAACGGCGCAACGAAAACGGTCTATGTGCGTGACCGTAAAAAGTAATCCGCTTCGCACGGTATCATAGATTCCAGTGCTTGTGAAAATCCGAACCCATCTGCGTAATTCGTGGTGAAAATCGTCCAATGTCTGGGAACTCTCCGCAGCTTCCTGACACGGCGGAGCCTCCGGCGAAGACGGTTGCGAGGAATTCTTTTTCCCAATGTTTGGAAACCCGCGCCCGACGGACGCGGCTACAGCAGATGCTGGATGTTTTGTAGCCGAGGCCCGAGGCCTCGGGGTTGAGATTCTCCGCGATCACGGATCGCGGCTACAATTCCAATATCTGAAAACCTCCGTGAGCCTC contains:
- the rplO gene encoding 50S ribosomal protein L15, coding for MELHSLQPTKGSTHRRMRVGRGRASGKGKTSGRGHKGAYARSGHKHKPLFEGGQMPMARRIPKRGFKNVNRQVLAPVNVATLNAFEAGTSVTIDLLRQAGFVNGNWDGVKILGNGEITKKIAVKASAFSATAKEKIEAAGGSCETI
- the secY gene encoding preprotein translocase subunit SecY; this translates as MLSAFVNSFKIQELRQRILFTLGVIFLCRLLSSIPIAGVDFSMITSSIKNAAGNQGTGLLDMFNLFSGGAVQNCAVSALGIMPYISASIIIQLMTAVVPMLEKLAREGEAGRAKITQYTRYLTVVLCAFQGFLMARALEGGHLSQYFPAEVVRIPGFGFELLTTMTLVTGTLMLMWLGEQITARGIGNGISMIITVGIVSRMPSSIGAMISMFKPVDGVVRHSPFMAATMLVMVLAVIALVIAVTQAQQKIPVQYAKRVVGRKVYGGQHTFMPLRVNYAGVMPIIFAQSILMVPIYIFNKLPWAGARQIGAALSYGSGLYMASFGLMILFFSYFWVATQFNPVRIADDLKKGGGYIPGIRPGTPTAEFLDRTMTRITLAGAVFLTGIAVLPTIMGNQFGIPQMIASFFGGTSLLIIVGVMLDTMRQIESHLLMRHYDGFLKKGKLKSGRK
- a CDS encoding adenylate kinase, whose protein sequence is MEAIILLGGPGAGKGTLADFLKKQTSYLHVSTGDMLRAAIQAGSSVGLEAKAFMEAGQLVPDSVILRIIEERISQEPAGTRFMFDGFPRTIEQAKGLDLLFKKRGGAINHVFNLAVPNEIILQRLTGRRICKTCGAVYHMTRRPSAKEGVCDMDAGELYQRADDSEATIRNRLDVYEKQTAPLIHYYQQQSLIRDIAAGGSAAETDALVLKVLTA
- a CDS encoding 50S ribosomal protein L18, with the translated sequence MKVKNKSDYRKRRHLRLRNKVQGTAERPRMAVYVSNRYIYVQVIDDDAQKTLCSASSLGDKCTVETAKALGAKAAEAAKAQGVSKVVFDRGGFAFGSRMRALADSAREAGLQF
- a CDS encoding NYN domain-containing protein; amino-acid sequence: MKDIETAKKIAVLIDAENAQCSVLAAVLNEISKHGHIVVKKAYGDWGSSHLRNWKQPLNELAINPVQQFSYTQGKNSSDAAMIIDAMDLLYTKQFDAFALVTSDSDFTKLASRLKESQIFVFGVGEGKTPTAFRNACDDFILTEVLQSPDEIKPEKSAGAKAPAAKTTRKPLSQDRKLVNVLHNAVVEYADADGWAVLSSCGSLIKRQYPDFDPRSYGCRTFTLLFEATGLFEVDRRSNGATKTVYVRDRKK
- the map gene encoding type I methionyl aminopeptidase, which gives rise to MIVIKTPLELDAMRRVNRMTARVRDELAAMVRPGITTLELGNAAFELIHKLGGVSAFHGYHGFPGQICVSVNDEVVHGIPGKRVIKEGDIVSIDTGITFGGFIGDTAVTVAAGKIDGEKKKLLEVTKAALDAGIAKAVAGNRLGDISHAIQTVVEAAGFSVVREFVGHGIGRDMHEDPQIPNFGNPGRGPKLKAGMTLAIEPMVNIGGPKVEVLEDKWTAVTKDGSASAHFEHTVAVGITAPEILTLP
- the rpsE gene encoding 30S ribosomal protein S5 yields the protein MKSEFEERVVHINRNSKVVKGGRRFSFGALVVVGDGAGRVGYGLGKANEVADAIRKGGESAKRAMKPVVMKGTTIPHEITGEFGGAQVLLRPASEGTGVIAGGSCRAVLELAGVKDVLAKSLGSSNRLNVTKATMAALASLRSRESVFAARGK